In Streptomyces sp. NBC_00569, a single genomic region encodes these proteins:
- a CDS encoding sensor histidine kinase yields MDVNAAVAAAAAIAGVCTGVIAMLAFRWSERDQKRPTRTSLHTDPVLPPGVDTVLSVLRSSAVVLDEADSVVKASSAAYALGLVRGGKLAVEPMLLMARDTRRDGEIRQVELDLPRRGTGRGDALAVSARVAPLGSRLVLLLVEDLTEARRIEAVRRDFVANVSHELKTPVGALSLLSEAVMDASDDPEAVERFAGRMQIEATRLTNLVQELIDLSRVQNDDPLEDAEPVRVDELVAEAIDRCRHQAGTKQITMAAGGTADLQIWGNRGQLAAALGNLVENAVNYSPARTRVGIAARRVSAPGGDLIEVAVTDQGLGISDKDKERIFERFYRVDPARSRATGGTGLGLAIVKHVAASHGGEVTVWSSEGQGSTFTLRLPEAGATRDRGPGHVGGDAYGHHDGNDAVGPDETTAYDPIPAAPEVLP; encoded by the coding sequence ATGGACGTGAACGCGGCGGTCGCCGCAGCGGCAGCGATCGCCGGGGTGTGCACCGGCGTGATCGCCATGCTGGCGTTTCGCTGGAGCGAACGCGACCAGAAACGCCCCACCCGTACTTCCCTGCACACGGACCCGGTCCTTCCGCCCGGCGTCGACACCGTCCTCTCCGTACTGCGCTCCTCCGCCGTCGTCCTGGACGAGGCGGACAGCGTCGTCAAGGCCAGCTCGGCGGCGTACGCCCTCGGCCTGGTCAGAGGCGGCAAGCTGGCCGTGGAGCCGATGCTCCTCATGGCCAGGGACACCCGCCGTGACGGAGAGATACGGCAGGTCGAGCTCGACCTGCCCCGCCGCGGCACCGGCCGCGGGGACGCCCTCGCGGTCTCCGCACGGGTGGCCCCCCTCGGCTCCCGCCTGGTCCTGCTCCTCGTGGAGGACCTGACGGAGGCCCGGCGCATCGAGGCGGTCCGCCGCGACTTCGTGGCGAACGTCAGCCACGAGCTGAAGACCCCGGTCGGCGCGCTCAGCCTCCTCTCCGAGGCGGTCATGGACGCGTCCGACGACCCGGAGGCGGTGGAGCGCTTCGCAGGCAGGATGCAGATCGAGGCGACCCGCCTGACGAACCTGGTCCAGGAGCTCATCGACCTGTCCCGGGTGCAGAACGACGACCCGCTGGAGGACGCCGAGCCGGTCCGCGTCGACGAACTCGTCGCCGAGGCGATCGACCGCTGCCGCCACCAGGCCGGCACGAAGCAGATCACCATGGCCGCGGGAGGCACGGCGGATCTCCAGATCTGGGGCAACCGCGGCCAGCTCGCCGCGGCTCTCGGCAACCTCGTCGAGAACGCCGTCAACTACAGCCCGGCCCGAACCCGCGTGGGCATAGCCGCGCGCCGGGTCAGCGCACCCGGCGGAGACCTCATAGAAGTGGCGGTCACCGACCAGGGCCTCGGCATCTCCGACAAGGACAAGGAGCGCATCTTCGAGCGCTTCTACCGAGTCGACCCGGCCCGCTCCCGGGCCACCGGCGGCACGGGCCTCGGCCTCGCCATCGTCAAGCACGTGGCTGCCTCGCACGGCGGGGAAGTCACCGTATGGAGCTCCGAAGGCCAGGGCTCCACGTTCACCCTGCGGCTGCCGGAGGCAGGCGCGACCCGCGACCGCGGCCCAGGACACGTAGGCGGCGACGCATACGGACACCACGACGGCAACGACGCCGTCGGGCCCGACGAGACAACCGCATACGACCCCATTCCTGCCGCCCCGGAGGTCCTTCCGTGA